Part of the Sphingomonas sp. Leaf357 genome, TGGCGTAGCGCCCCTCGTGGCGCGGCGCGGGAATGAATTCGGAATGCACCGCCTTGTGCGCCAGATGCATCATCCAAGGCCGCTTGCGATCGCGCTTGCCGATCCAGTCGAGCGCGTAATCGGTCAGTTCGTCGGTGATGTAACCGCGTTGCGGCACGGACCGGCCATCGACGTTCAGCCCGTCCGCACTCGGCCAGTACGTTCCTTGCCCCTTGAAGCTGACCCAGTGATCGAAGCCCGGCTGCGGCGCGTCGGTTTCGGCGCCCATATGCCATTTGCCGATGAACGCGGTCTCGTATCCCGCGGCCTGAAGATGTTCGGGATAATAGATCAGGCCCGGCGGGATCGGATGGTTGTTATCGACCACCTTGTGCTGATGCGCATACAGACCGGTGAAGATCGACGCGCGCGACGGCGAGCATAAAGCGGTGGTGACGAAGGCGTTGCGGAAATGCACGCCCTCCCGCGCCAGCCGGTCCAGCGTCGGCGTGTCGCCGAAATCCTGCGCCTTCATGAACCCCATTGCGTCGTAACGGTGATCATCGGTCAGCACGACCAGGATGTTGCGCGGCCGCGCATTCGGCAGACGCTTCAGGATGCGCGTGGTGGGCGCAGGCACGGCCGCCCCCGCCGCCCAGCTATACAGTCCGAATGCCCCGCCGCTGCCCGCGAGCAAGACGCCGCGCCGCGAGGGATCATCGGTCATTCGCTGCGCCCGATATGCGCATAGGGATCGGTCTGCCCCGCAAGCCAGGGATCCTTGGTCGTGGCGCGCATCGTCTGCAGCCGCTGACGCAGATCGGCCAGGACGCCGGCATAGGCCGGATCGGCGGCGACGTTGACCAGTTCGTCCGGATCGCGCGCCAAATCGTAGAGTTCCTCCGCCGGGCGCTTGAGATACGCGGCCTGAGTGCGCTTGCCGAGGCGGATCGCCGGATCGGCGGCGATCGCCTTCCAGCTCGGCGATCCCGCAACGTCTCCGGCGATCGGATAATCGAGCGGGTGCGCTAGATTGGCGATGTAGCTGTGGTCGTGCGTGCGCACGCTGCGCATCGGATAATATTGATTGATCTCGTGGAAATCGTGGCTTGCGAATACCGTGTCGCGGCCAGCCGCATCGGGCTGCCCGAGCAGCGGCAGGAGTGACGTTCCCGACAGCTTATATCGCGCGGGCGGCGCGACGCCGGCAAAATCCAGCACCGTCGGCGCGATATCGACCCAGCTGACCATCGCGCGGTTGACGCTGCCCGCATGGCCCGGCGCGCGAACGATCAGCGGCAGATGCAGGCCGGGATCGTAGAGGTTGGTCTTGGCGCCGGGGAAGGGCCGGCCATTGTCGCTGCAGAAGATCACCAGCGTATCGTCTGCCCGGCCGGTGGCGGCGAGATCGTCGAGGATCATGCCGATGCCGGTATCGAGCCGGCTGAGCGATTCGTAATATTCGGCCAGATCCTGCCGCACCGCCGGGATATCGGGCAGATGAGACGGGATCGGCACCTTGGCTGGGTTGTAGATCGCTGGCTTGACGCCAGGCCAGATGCGATCGTTGCCGTAATCGACCGCCGCGCGATGCGGATCGCTGTACGCGACGGTGACGAAGAAGGGCCGGTCGTCGGACGCGCGGATGAAGCTGGACGCTGCGATCGCCAGTTCGCGCACGTCGCGTATTCCGGAGCGCTCCGGCACCAATTCGGTCTCGTAGGGAAACGCGCTGTCCGGCCCAACATGCTTCTTGCCGACCAGGGCGGTGGCATAGCCCGCACGGCGCAGCATCGCCGGCAGCGTCTCGATCCCGTCGAGCAGCGACTGATGGTGCACGTCGTGCTGCAGGCCGTACATGCCGTTCTGATGGGTATACAGGCCGGTGTTGATCACCGCCCGGCTCGGGCTGCACGAGGACACGGCCGCGAACCCGTTCGTGAAGCGCGTGGCCCCGCGAGCGAATGTGTCGATACGCGGCGTACGGATTGAAACGCCGTAACTGCCGAGATCGAGCCCCTGATCGTCCGAGATGAGCAGCAGGACGTTGCGACGTGGCTTCGGTGCCGCCACCGCCGCAGCAACCTTTCCATCGACCATTGCCGCTGCGCCGATCAGGGACGCACCAAGCAGTACGGAACGCCGGTCCATCGGATCACTCCATCAGCTATGCGGAAAGAACCGGCCCGGACGTACGAACGCCCGGACCGGCAGTTGGAGGAACCTCAGAACTTCGCCGAAGCGGAGAAGCGGAACGACCGCCCCAGGATCGGCCGCGCAAGAATCGCACCGGTGCCCTGCCCGCCGATGATGCGCGGATTGCCTTCGGTCAGCCCCAGCGTATCGGTAAGATTGTTGCCCGTCACCGCCAGACGCAGGCGATCCGAGATATCGACCGAGACACCGGCATCGAGCTGGTAGAAGTTCGGCAGAACCTGAAGGTTTTCCGGATCCGAGAAGCGATCGCCGGTATATTGCAGCGTAGCGAACAACGACGGCTTGAAGCCCCCGACATTCACATCCAGCGCCGGTGTCACGCGCCACGTCCAGCGTGGCTGGCGCTGCACGCGGTTTCCGGTGTTGTTGATCGTACCGTTTCCGGTGAAGAACCCCTTGTACTTCGCGTCGAGATACGTGCCGGCGGCGGTCAGGCTGAACCCGCCGAACGGCCGTAACACGCCTTCCATCTCGACGCCGGTCGCCTTCGCGCCGCCGACGGCGGTCACCGGAGTTGGCGTCGGGTTGGTCGGCGTCGTGATCAGGTTGACCGTGGCGAGCCCGTCGAACTTGTTGTGGAATACGGTGGCGTACAGGTTGAGCATGCCGGTCGAGACCTTCAGGCCACCTTCATAGGTATCGATCTGCGCCACGTTGGTCAGCCCTTCGCGCAGGTTGTCGAACTGCGGGAAGCTGTTGCCCCGGCTATAGCGCGCGAACGCGCCGATCTGCCGCGTGAAATCGTAGTTAACGCCGGCCGTCCAGGACCATTCGCTCTTCTTATAGTTCACCTGCCGTGGCGAACCGAACACCGATACCGCATTGTCGTAAAGCGTCAGCGCGTTGCCATCCAGATTGACCGTATTGCTGGCCGGCGTGCGGATCGTGCCGTCCACCACATGCTGCTGCCAGCGCACGCCGCCGTCGATGCGCAGTTCGGGCGTGATCTGCAATTCGTCCACGCCGTAGGCGGCATAATCCGAACCCTCGTAATAGGC contains:
- a CDS encoding sulfatase family protein; translated protein: MDRRSVLLGASLIGAAAMVDGKVAAAVAAPKPRRNVLLLISDDQGLDLGSYGVSIRTPRIDTFARGATRFTNGFAAVSSCSPSRAVINTGLYTHQNGMYGLQHDVHHQSLLDGIETLPAMLRRAGYATALVGKKHVGPDSAFPYETELVPERSGIRDVRELAIAASSFIRASDDRPFFVTVAYSDPHRAAVDYGNDRIWPGVKPAIYNPAKVPIPSHLPDIPAVRQDLAEYYESLSRLDTGIGMILDDLAATGRADDTLVIFCSDNGRPFPGAKTNLYDPGLHLPLIVRAPGHAGSVNRAMVSWVDIAPTVLDFAGVAPPARYKLSGTSLLPLLGQPDAAGRDTVFASHDFHEINQYYPMRSVRTHDHSYIANLAHPLDYPIAGDVAGSPSWKAIAADPAIRLGKRTQAAYLKRPAEELYDLARDPDELVNVAADPAYAGVLADLRQRLQTMRATTKDPWLAGQTDPYAHIGRSE